A genomic region of Nymphaea colorata isolate Beijing-Zhang1983 chromosome 2, ASM883128v2, whole genome shotgun sequence contains the following coding sequences:
- the LOC116248609 gene encoding receptor-like serine/threonine-protein kinase ALE2 isoform X5, whose amino-acid sequence MEGESSVRKRVLWAAVVIVLLVCFLCAVLLPRFHGLLAGTGTLSWQTYPSLPPYIDERGFGEGSLVKSPILQMPALTIALTVSAKQPTPRIMQQLVPSLPPDALFHYNAYHPFLPQISPSAPPHPNPAVVDGRRPPMSEAPIQSTTHEGIASPPAVVSHSNLAPQVAMDQMVPTPPPDVRSERSHLATASPPNKALPPVEDAENGFLFSPPSLSPSIPHARKRVSGKRNHETAPKTHILSPGGAMIERAPPPMVESAPLAAPPKQPLKLSSMQDTAPSISAASPSVGLNIQEPAASPPWVSPPIDWWQHNSHSWPPTAPEQGTPHAHPTFKRTASPPSVTHPQPNAPSKSLITEGSSPVSAPSNLLPSPLPVIAPAPQQVNRSIPSASKHHKETTNHFPSPPSVSPPNERGPSTSPAYSQNPLPPAVSPVWRSHMPRVAPSLHRGLPHSPAKSPLPSIESSGSPSGSSYPSVVSPSPSPSEKPRKPAVPLPARVLPPPPPNQDCEQFECREPYTNSPPGSACGCVLPMQIGLRLSVALYTFFPLVSELALEVANGVQMNASQVRIMGANADSQQQDKTVVLINLVPLTPRFSTNTALSIYEKFWHKQVAINNVSFGDYEVLYIRYPGLPPPPPSAQADIAVNGRPYIPGNGSPILKPIGVDVSKRKKKLGGSLLTIIALSSAIAFVICLGVLWFFVFKHRNRSQRSKPLPPVMISTFRKSSGIGSPLSGSGPSSVSLSFGSSVPTYKGSAKTFSLAEMERATNNFDPARVLGEGGFGRVYSGCLEDGKKVAVKVLKRDDQQGGREFLAEVEMLSRLHHRNLVKLIGICTEEHYRCLVYELVPNGSVESHLHGVDKDIAPLDWGARMKIALGAARGLAYLHEDSSPRVIHRDFKSSNILLEDDFTPKVSDFGLARAAVEEGSEHISTRVMGTFGYVAPEYAMTGHLLVKSDVYSYGVVLLELLTGRKPVDMSQPQGQENLVAWARPLLTSKDGLEIIVDPALSGSYPFDTVAKVAAIASMCVQPEVSHRPFMGEVVQALKLVCSDTDEKNGGSGSCSQEQLSLHDLETKTSSVTSVHLAHTSPIADDCSQNLEAGRALSTSDVLSSSARVSRPTTSYRRHSSSGPLRTSRRQPFWQRLRGLSSGTVSEHGVALRAWPGLYSHSDEL is encoded by the exons ATGGAAGGGGAGAGCTCTGTGAGAAAGCGGGTTCTCTGGGCTGCCGTGGTGATCGTGCTTCTTGTTTGTTTCCTATGTGCAGTTCTTCTTCCGAGATTCCATGGATTATTGG CAGGCACTGGCACACTGTCCTGGCAAACTTATCCATCTCTGCCACCATATATTGATGAAAGAGGTTTTGGTGAAGGATCTCTTGTGAAATCACCAATTCTGCAAATGCCAGCCCTCACCATTGCACTCACAG TTTCAGCTAAACAGCCGACACCAAGAATTATGCAACAGCTAGTTCCTTCTCTGCCCCCAGATGCCTTATTCCATTATAATGCTTATCATCCATTCCTTCCACAAATAAGTCCATCTGCGCCACCTCATCCAAATCCAGCAGTAGTAGATGGGAGAAGACCTCCAATGTCTGAAGCACCAATTCAGTCAACCACACATGAAG GCATCGCATCTCCTCCTGCAGTTGTTTCACATAGCAATTTGGCACCACAGGTCGCCATGGATCAAATGGTCCCAACCCCACCACCGGATGTAAGAAGCGAGAGATCACATTTGGCAACAGCTTCCCCTCCTAACAAAGCATTACCACCAGTTGAGGATGCTGAAAATG GATTCCTTTTTTCTCCGCCAAGTTTGTCTCCTTCAATTCCCCATGCTAGAAAACGGGTATCTGGCAAAAGAAACCATGAAACAGCACCAAAGACTCATATACTTTCCCCTGGTGGTGCCATGATTGAGAGGGCACCACCACCTATGG TTGAATCAGCTCCATTGGCTGCACCACCAAAGCAACCATTAAAGCTCTCAAGCATGCAAGACACAGCTCCATCTATTTCTGCGGCTAGTCCTTCAGTTGGGTTAAATATACAAG AACCAGCTGCTTCACCACCCTGGGTATCTCCTCCTATTGATTGGTGGCAACACAACAGTCATTCGTGGCCTCCAACTGCCCCTGAGCAAG GTACTCCTCATGCACATCCTACATTTAAAAGGACAGCAAGTCCTCCAAGTGTAACACACCCGCAACCAAATGCACCTTCCAAGTCCCTTATAACAGAAGGCTCAAGTCCTGTGTCAGCACCATCTAATTTGTTGCCTTCTCCATTGCCTGTTATAGCTCCAGCTCCACAGCAAGTGAACAGGTCCATACCATCAGCTTCCAAACATCATAAGGAGACAACAAatcattttccttctccaccTTCAGTTTCCCCACCCAATGAAAGAG GTCCATCTACCTCGCCAGCTTATTCTCAAAATCCTCTTCCACCAGCTGTATCTCCAGTTTGGAGGTCACACATGCCACGTGTTGCCCCTTCCTTACATAGAG GTCTTCCCCATTCCCCTGCTAAATCACCACTTCCTTCCATAGAGAGTTCAGGATCTCCTTCAG GCTCCAGTTATCCTTCTGTTGTTTCTCCTTCTCCATCACCCTCAGAGAAACCAAGAAAACCAGCAGTGCCACTACCTGCTCGAGTAttaccaccacctcctcctaACCAAG ATTGTGAGCAATTTGAGTGCAGAGAACCCTACACAAATTCTCCACCAGGATCAGCTTGTGGTTGTGTATTGCCTATGCAGATTGGCTTGCGTCTCAGTGTTGCACTCTATACATTTTTCCCTCTAGTTTCAGAGCTGGCATTGGAAGTAGCAAATGGTGTTCAGATGAATGCAAGCCAGGTCCGCATAATGGGTGCTAATGCAGACAGCCAGCAACAAGACAAAACTGTTGTGCTGATCAATTTGGTACCTCTTACCCCAAGGTTTAGTACTAATACAGCACTCTCAATCTACGAGAAATTCTGGCACAAGCAAGTTGCTATAAACAATGTCTCTTTTGGTGACTATGAAGTATTATATATTCGTTATCCAG ggCTTCCTCCCCCACCACCTTCAGCACAAGCAGATATTGCGGTCAATGGCAGGCCATATATTCCTGGAAATGGTTCGCCAATATTGAAACCAATTGGAGTTGATGTgagcaaaaggaagaagaaattggGAGGTAGTTTGCTAACTATCATAGCTCTATCATCCGCTATAGCTTTTGTTATATGCCTTGGAGTGCTTTGGTTCTTCGTTTTCAAGCATAGAAACCGCTCTCAACGTTCCAAGCCATTGCCACCTGTTATGATTTCAACCTTCAGGAAGTCCTCAG GCATAGGATCTCCATTATCTGGCAGTGGACCCAGTTCGGTATCTTTATCCTTTGGCTCTAGTGTTCCAACATATAAAGGATCTGCTAAAACATTTTCGTTAGCTGAGATGGAAAGAGCTACAAATAATTTTGATCCTGCTAGAGTCCTTGGAGAGGGTGGCTTTGGACGTGTGTACAGTGGCTGTCTTGAAGATGGGAAAAAGGTGGCAGTAAAGGTTCTCAAACGAGATGATCAACAAGGTGGTAGAGAGTTCCTGGCTGAAGTTGAGATGCTTAGTCGTCTGCATCACAGAAACTTGGTGAAGTTAATCGGCATATGTACAGAGGAGCATTACCGTTGCTTGGTGTATGAACTTGTTCCTAATGGTAGTGTGGAATCACATTTGCATG GGGTGGACAAGGACATCGCTCCACTTGATTGGGGTGCACGAATGAAGATTGCACTTGGTGCAGCTCGAGGTCTTGCATATCTACATGAAGATTCAAGTCCCCGTGTTATCCATAGGGATTTTAAATCAAGCAACATATTGTTGGAGGATGATTTTACACCAAAAGTATCTGACTTTGGCTTAGCTAGAGCAGCAGTAGAGGAAGGAAGTGAGCATATTTCTACACGTGTTATGGGAACCTTTGG ATATGTTGCTCCTGAATATGCAATGACAGGTCATCTTCTTGTAAAGAGTGATGTTTACAGCTATGGAGTTGTCCTTCTTGAGCTActtacaggaagaaagcctgTTGACATGTCACAGCCACAAGGGCAAGAAAACTTGGTTGCTTGGGCTCGTCCACTTCTTACAAGCAAGGACGGGCTGGAGATCATTGTTGATCCGGCCTTGTCAGGTAGTTATCCATTTGACACTGTGGCCAAAGTTGCGGCAATAGCTTCTATGTGTGTTCAGCCTGAAGTTTCTCATCGGCCATTTATGGGTGAGGTAGTGCAAGCTTTAAAACTAGTGTGCAGTGACACTGATGAGAAAAATGGAGGATCAGGAAGCTGCAGCCAAGAGCAGCTCTCCCTGCATGACTTGGAGACCAAGACCAGCTCTGTGACATCGGTGCATTTGGCACATACTTCACCTATTGCAGACGATTGTAGTCAAAATCTGGAAGCTGGTAGAGCATTATCTACTTCAGATGTCCTTAGTAgctcagcaagggtttcccgaCCAACAACTTCCTACAGGAGGCACTCTAGTTCTGGCCCACTAAGAACAAGTAGAAGGCAGCCATTCTGGCAGAGACTTAGAGGTTTATCAAGTGGCACGGTGAGTGAACATGGTGTTGCACTAAGAGCGTGGCCTGGTTTATATAGCCACTCAGATGAGCTTTAG
- the LOC116248609 gene encoding receptor-like serine/threonine-protein kinase ALE2 isoform X3 — MEGESSVRKRVLWAAVVIVLLVCFLCAVLLPRFHGLLAGTGTLSWQTYPSLPPYIDERGFGEGSLVKSPILQMPALTIALTAKQPTPRIMQQLVPSLPPDALFHYNAYHPFLPQISPSAPPHPNPAVVDGRRPPMSEAPIQSTTHEGIASPPAVVSHSNLAPQVAMDQMVPTPPPDVRSERSHLATASPPNKALPPVEDAENGFLFSPPSLSPSIPHARKRVSGKRNHETAPKTHILSPGGAMIERAPPPMVESAPLAAPPKQPLKLSSMQDTAPSISAASPSVGLNIQEPAASPPWVSPPIDWWQHNSHSWPPTAPEQGTPHAHPTFKRTASPPSVTHPQPNAPSKSLITEGSSPVSAPSNLLPSPLPVIAPAPQQVNRSIPSASKHHKETTNHFPSPPSVSPPNERGPSTSPAYSQNPLPPAVSPVWRSHMPRVAPSLHRGLPHSPAKSPLPSIESSGSPSGSSYPSVVSPSPSPSEKPRKPAVPLPARVLPPPPPNQDCEQFECREPYTNSPPGSACGCVLPMQIGLRLSVALYTFFPLVSELALEVANGVQMNASQVRIMGANADSQQQDKTVVLINLVPLTPRFSTNTALSIYEKFWHKQVAINNVSFGDYEVLYIRYPGLPPPPPSAQADIAVNGRPYIPGNGSPILKPIGVDVSKRKKKLGGSLLTIIALSSAIAFVICLGVLWFFVFKHRNRSQRSKPLPPVMISTFRKSSGIGSPLSGSGPSSVSLSFGSSVPTYKGSAKTFSLAEMERATNNFDPARVLGEGGFGRVYSGCLEDGKKVAVKVLKRDDQQGGREFLAEVEMLSRLHHRNLVKLIGICTEEHYRCLVYELVPNGSVESHLHGTSCTVIAHNVNHFYTFCSEILAGLFLNFNHRVTGVDKDIAPLDWGARMKIALGAARGLAYLHEDSSPRVIHRDFKSSNILLEDDFTPKVSDFGLARAAVEEGSEHISTRVMGTFGYVAPEYAMTGHLLVKSDVYSYGVVLLELLTGRKPVDMSQPQGQENLVAWARPLLTSKDGLEIIVDPALSGSYPFDTVAKVAAIASMCVQPEVSHRPFMGEVVQALKLVCSDTDEKNGGSGSCSQEQLSLHDLETKTSSVTSVHLAHTSPIADDCSQNLEAGRALSTSDVLSSSARVSRPTTSYRRHSSSGPLRTSRRQPFWQRLRGLSSGTVSEHGVALRAWPGLYSHSDEL; from the exons ATGGAAGGGGAGAGCTCTGTGAGAAAGCGGGTTCTCTGGGCTGCCGTGGTGATCGTGCTTCTTGTTTGTTTCCTATGTGCAGTTCTTCTTCCGAGATTCCATGGATTATTGG CAGGCACTGGCACACTGTCCTGGCAAACTTATCCATCTCTGCCACCATATATTGATGAAAGAGGTTTTGGTGAAGGATCTCTTGTGAAATCACCAATTCTGCAAATGCCAGCCCTCACCATTGCACTCACAG CTAAACAGCCGACACCAAGAATTATGCAACAGCTAGTTCCTTCTCTGCCCCCAGATGCCTTATTCCATTATAATGCTTATCATCCATTCCTTCCACAAATAAGTCCATCTGCGCCACCTCATCCAAATCCAGCAGTAGTAGATGGGAGAAGACCTCCAATGTCTGAAGCACCAATTCAGTCAACCACACATGAAG GCATCGCATCTCCTCCTGCAGTTGTTTCACATAGCAATTTGGCACCACAGGTCGCCATGGATCAAATGGTCCCAACCCCACCACCGGATGTAAGAAGCGAGAGATCACATTTGGCAACAGCTTCCCCTCCTAACAAAGCATTACCACCAGTTGAGGATGCTGAAAATG GATTCCTTTTTTCTCCGCCAAGTTTGTCTCCTTCAATTCCCCATGCTAGAAAACGGGTATCTGGCAAAAGAAACCATGAAACAGCACCAAAGACTCATATACTTTCCCCTGGTGGTGCCATGATTGAGAGGGCACCACCACCTATGG TTGAATCAGCTCCATTGGCTGCACCACCAAAGCAACCATTAAAGCTCTCAAGCATGCAAGACACAGCTCCATCTATTTCTGCGGCTAGTCCTTCAGTTGGGTTAAATATACAAG AACCAGCTGCTTCACCACCCTGGGTATCTCCTCCTATTGATTGGTGGCAACACAACAGTCATTCGTGGCCTCCAACTGCCCCTGAGCAAG GTACTCCTCATGCACATCCTACATTTAAAAGGACAGCAAGTCCTCCAAGTGTAACACACCCGCAACCAAATGCACCTTCCAAGTCCCTTATAACAGAAGGCTCAAGTCCTGTGTCAGCACCATCTAATTTGTTGCCTTCTCCATTGCCTGTTATAGCTCCAGCTCCACAGCAAGTGAACAGGTCCATACCATCAGCTTCCAAACATCATAAGGAGACAACAAatcattttccttctccaccTTCAGTTTCCCCACCCAATGAAAGAG GTCCATCTACCTCGCCAGCTTATTCTCAAAATCCTCTTCCACCAGCTGTATCTCCAGTTTGGAGGTCACACATGCCACGTGTTGCCCCTTCCTTACATAGAG GTCTTCCCCATTCCCCTGCTAAATCACCACTTCCTTCCATAGAGAGTTCAGGATCTCCTTCAG GCTCCAGTTATCCTTCTGTTGTTTCTCCTTCTCCATCACCCTCAGAGAAACCAAGAAAACCAGCAGTGCCACTACCTGCTCGAGTAttaccaccacctcctcctaACCAAG ATTGTGAGCAATTTGAGTGCAGAGAACCCTACACAAATTCTCCACCAGGATCAGCTTGTGGTTGTGTATTGCCTATGCAGATTGGCTTGCGTCTCAGTGTTGCACTCTATACATTTTTCCCTCTAGTTTCAGAGCTGGCATTGGAAGTAGCAAATGGTGTTCAGATGAATGCAAGCCAGGTCCGCATAATGGGTGCTAATGCAGACAGCCAGCAACAAGACAAAACTGTTGTGCTGATCAATTTGGTACCTCTTACCCCAAGGTTTAGTACTAATACAGCACTCTCAATCTACGAGAAATTCTGGCACAAGCAAGTTGCTATAAACAATGTCTCTTTTGGTGACTATGAAGTATTATATATTCGTTATCCAG ggCTTCCTCCCCCACCACCTTCAGCACAAGCAGATATTGCGGTCAATGGCAGGCCATATATTCCTGGAAATGGTTCGCCAATATTGAAACCAATTGGAGTTGATGTgagcaaaaggaagaagaaattggGAGGTAGTTTGCTAACTATCATAGCTCTATCATCCGCTATAGCTTTTGTTATATGCCTTGGAGTGCTTTGGTTCTTCGTTTTCAAGCATAGAAACCGCTCTCAACGTTCCAAGCCATTGCCACCTGTTATGATTTCAACCTTCAGGAAGTCCTCAG GCATAGGATCTCCATTATCTGGCAGTGGACCCAGTTCGGTATCTTTATCCTTTGGCTCTAGTGTTCCAACATATAAAGGATCTGCTAAAACATTTTCGTTAGCTGAGATGGAAAGAGCTACAAATAATTTTGATCCTGCTAGAGTCCTTGGAGAGGGTGGCTTTGGACGTGTGTACAGTGGCTGTCTTGAAGATGGGAAAAAGGTGGCAGTAAAGGTTCTCAAACGAGATGATCAACAAGGTGGTAGAGAGTTCCTGGCTGAAGTTGAGATGCTTAGTCGTCTGCATCACAGAAACTTGGTGAAGTTAATCGGCATATGTACAGAGGAGCATTACCGTTGCTTGGTGTATGAACTTGTTCCTAATGGTAGTGTGGAATCACATTTGCATGGTACGAGTTGTACAGTAATAGCACATAATGTTAACCACTTCTACACATTCTGCTCTGAGATTCTTGCTGGACTTTTCCTGAACTTTAATCACCGTGTTACAGGGGTGGACAAGGACATCGCTCCACTTGATTGGGGTGCACGAATGAAGATTGCACTTGGTGCAGCTCGAGGTCTTGCATATCTACATGAAGATTCAAGTCCCCGTGTTATCCATAGGGATTTTAAATCAAGCAACATATTGTTGGAGGATGATTTTACACCAAAAGTATCTGACTTTGGCTTAGCTAGAGCAGCAGTAGAGGAAGGAAGTGAGCATATTTCTACACGTGTTATGGGAACCTTTGG ATATGTTGCTCCTGAATATGCAATGACAGGTCATCTTCTTGTAAAGAGTGATGTTTACAGCTATGGAGTTGTCCTTCTTGAGCTActtacaggaagaaagcctgTTGACATGTCACAGCCACAAGGGCAAGAAAACTTGGTTGCTTGGGCTCGTCCACTTCTTACAAGCAAGGACGGGCTGGAGATCATTGTTGATCCGGCCTTGTCAGGTAGTTATCCATTTGACACTGTGGCCAAAGTTGCGGCAATAGCTTCTATGTGTGTTCAGCCTGAAGTTTCTCATCGGCCATTTATGGGTGAGGTAGTGCAAGCTTTAAAACTAGTGTGCAGTGACACTGATGAGAAAAATGGAGGATCAGGAAGCTGCAGCCAAGAGCAGCTCTCCCTGCATGACTTGGAGACCAAGACCAGCTCTGTGACATCGGTGCATTTGGCACATACTTCACCTATTGCAGACGATTGTAGTCAAAATCTGGAAGCTGGTAGAGCATTATCTACTTCAGATGTCCTTAGTAgctcagcaagggtttcccgaCCAACAACTTCCTACAGGAGGCACTCTAGTTCTGGCCCACTAAGAACAAGTAGAAGGCAGCCATTCTGGCAGAGACTTAGAGGTTTATCAAGTGGCACGGTGAGTGAACATGGTGTTGCACTAAGAGCGTGGCCTGGTTTATATAGCCACTCAGATGAGCTTTAG
- the LOC116248609 gene encoding receptor-like serine/threonine-protein kinase ALE2 isoform X1: MEGESSVRKRVLWAAVVIVLLVCFLCAVLLPRFHGLLAGTGTLSWQTYPSLPPYIDERGFGEGSLVKSPILQMPALTIALTVSAKQPTPRIMQQLVPSLPPDALFHYNAYHPFLPQISPSAPPHPNPAVVDGRRPPMSEAPIQSTTHEGIASPPAVVSHSNLAPQVAMDQMVPTPPPDVRSERSHLATASPPNKALPPVEDAENGFLFSPPSLSPSIPHARKRVSGKRNHETAPKTHILSPGGAMIERAPPPMVESAPLAAPPKQPLKLSSMQDTAPSISAASPSVGLNIQEPAASPPWVSPPIDWWQHNSHSWPPTAPEQGTPHAHPTFKRTASPPSVTHPQPNAPSKSLITEGSSPVSAPSNLLPSPLPVIAPAPQQVNRSIPSASKHHKETTNHFPSPPSVSPPNERGPSTSPAYSQNPLPPAVSPVWRSHMPRVAPSLHRGLPHSPAKSPLPSIESSGSPSGSSYPSVVSPSPSPSEKPRKPAVPLPARVLPPPPPNQDCEQFECREPYTNSPPGSACGCVLPMQIGLRLSVALYTFFPLVSELALEVANGVQMNASQVRIMGANADSQQQDKTVVLINLVPLTPRFSTNTALSIYEKFWHKQVAINNVSFGDYEVLYIRYPGLPPPPPSAQADIAVNGRPYIPGNGSPILKPIGVDVSKRKKKLGGSLLTIIALSSAIAFVICLGVLWFFVFKHRNRSQRSKPLPPVMISTFRKSSGIGSPLSGSGPSSVSLSFGSSVPTYKGSAKTFSLAEMERATNNFDPARVLGEGGFGRVYSGCLEDGKKVAVKVLKRDDQQGGREFLAEVEMLSRLHHRNLVKLIGICTEEHYRCLVYELVPNGSVESHLHGTSCTVIAHNVNHFYTFCSEILAGLFLNFNHRVTGVDKDIAPLDWGARMKIALGAARGLAYLHEDSSPRVIHRDFKSSNILLEDDFTPKVSDFGLARAAVEEGSEHISTRVMGTFGYVAPEYAMTGHLLVKSDVYSYGVVLLELLTGRKPVDMSQPQGQENLVAWARPLLTSKDGLEIIVDPALSGSYPFDTVAKVAAIASMCVQPEVSHRPFMGEVVQALKLVCSDTDEKNGGSGSCSQEQLSLHDLETKTSSVTSVHLAHTSPIADDCSQNLEAGRALSTSDVLSSSARVSRPTTSYRRHSSSGPLRTSRRQPFWQRLRGLSSGTVSEHGVALRAWPGLYSHSDEL, from the exons ATGGAAGGGGAGAGCTCTGTGAGAAAGCGGGTTCTCTGGGCTGCCGTGGTGATCGTGCTTCTTGTTTGTTTCCTATGTGCAGTTCTTCTTCCGAGATTCCATGGATTATTGG CAGGCACTGGCACACTGTCCTGGCAAACTTATCCATCTCTGCCACCATATATTGATGAAAGAGGTTTTGGTGAAGGATCTCTTGTGAAATCACCAATTCTGCAAATGCCAGCCCTCACCATTGCACTCACAG TTTCAGCTAAACAGCCGACACCAAGAATTATGCAACAGCTAGTTCCTTCTCTGCCCCCAGATGCCTTATTCCATTATAATGCTTATCATCCATTCCTTCCACAAATAAGTCCATCTGCGCCACCTCATCCAAATCCAGCAGTAGTAGATGGGAGAAGACCTCCAATGTCTGAAGCACCAATTCAGTCAACCACACATGAAG GCATCGCATCTCCTCCTGCAGTTGTTTCACATAGCAATTTGGCACCACAGGTCGCCATGGATCAAATGGTCCCAACCCCACCACCGGATGTAAGAAGCGAGAGATCACATTTGGCAACAGCTTCCCCTCCTAACAAAGCATTACCACCAGTTGAGGATGCTGAAAATG GATTCCTTTTTTCTCCGCCAAGTTTGTCTCCTTCAATTCCCCATGCTAGAAAACGGGTATCTGGCAAAAGAAACCATGAAACAGCACCAAAGACTCATATACTTTCCCCTGGTGGTGCCATGATTGAGAGGGCACCACCACCTATGG TTGAATCAGCTCCATTGGCTGCACCACCAAAGCAACCATTAAAGCTCTCAAGCATGCAAGACACAGCTCCATCTATTTCTGCGGCTAGTCCTTCAGTTGGGTTAAATATACAAG AACCAGCTGCTTCACCACCCTGGGTATCTCCTCCTATTGATTGGTGGCAACACAACAGTCATTCGTGGCCTCCAACTGCCCCTGAGCAAG GTACTCCTCATGCACATCCTACATTTAAAAGGACAGCAAGTCCTCCAAGTGTAACACACCCGCAACCAAATGCACCTTCCAAGTCCCTTATAACAGAAGGCTCAAGTCCTGTGTCAGCACCATCTAATTTGTTGCCTTCTCCATTGCCTGTTATAGCTCCAGCTCCACAGCAAGTGAACAGGTCCATACCATCAGCTTCCAAACATCATAAGGAGACAACAAatcattttccttctccaccTTCAGTTTCCCCACCCAATGAAAGAG GTCCATCTACCTCGCCAGCTTATTCTCAAAATCCTCTTCCACCAGCTGTATCTCCAGTTTGGAGGTCACACATGCCACGTGTTGCCCCTTCCTTACATAGAG GTCTTCCCCATTCCCCTGCTAAATCACCACTTCCTTCCATAGAGAGTTCAGGATCTCCTTCAG GCTCCAGTTATCCTTCTGTTGTTTCTCCTTCTCCATCACCCTCAGAGAAACCAAGAAAACCAGCAGTGCCACTACCTGCTCGAGTAttaccaccacctcctcctaACCAAG ATTGTGAGCAATTTGAGTGCAGAGAACCCTACACAAATTCTCCACCAGGATCAGCTTGTGGTTGTGTATTGCCTATGCAGATTGGCTTGCGTCTCAGTGTTGCACTCTATACATTTTTCCCTCTAGTTTCAGAGCTGGCATTGGAAGTAGCAAATGGTGTTCAGATGAATGCAAGCCAGGTCCGCATAATGGGTGCTAATGCAGACAGCCAGCAACAAGACAAAACTGTTGTGCTGATCAATTTGGTACCTCTTACCCCAAGGTTTAGTACTAATACAGCACTCTCAATCTACGAGAAATTCTGGCACAAGCAAGTTGCTATAAACAATGTCTCTTTTGGTGACTATGAAGTATTATATATTCGTTATCCAG ggCTTCCTCCCCCACCACCTTCAGCACAAGCAGATATTGCGGTCAATGGCAGGCCATATATTCCTGGAAATGGTTCGCCAATATTGAAACCAATTGGAGTTGATGTgagcaaaaggaagaagaaattggGAGGTAGTTTGCTAACTATCATAGCTCTATCATCCGCTATAGCTTTTGTTATATGCCTTGGAGTGCTTTGGTTCTTCGTTTTCAAGCATAGAAACCGCTCTCAACGTTCCAAGCCATTGCCACCTGTTATGATTTCAACCTTCAGGAAGTCCTCAG GCATAGGATCTCCATTATCTGGCAGTGGACCCAGTTCGGTATCTTTATCCTTTGGCTCTAGTGTTCCAACATATAAAGGATCTGCTAAAACATTTTCGTTAGCTGAGATGGAAAGAGCTACAAATAATTTTGATCCTGCTAGAGTCCTTGGAGAGGGTGGCTTTGGACGTGTGTACAGTGGCTGTCTTGAAGATGGGAAAAAGGTGGCAGTAAAGGTTCTCAAACGAGATGATCAACAAGGTGGTAGAGAGTTCCTGGCTGAAGTTGAGATGCTTAGTCGTCTGCATCACAGAAACTTGGTGAAGTTAATCGGCATATGTACAGAGGAGCATTACCGTTGCTTGGTGTATGAACTTGTTCCTAATGGTAGTGTGGAATCACATTTGCATGGTACGAGTTGTACAGTAATAGCACATAATGTTAACCACTTCTACACATTCTGCTCTGAGATTCTTGCTGGACTTTTCCTGAACTTTAATCACCGTGTTACAGGGGTGGACAAGGACATCGCTCCACTTGATTGGGGTGCACGAATGAAGATTGCACTTGGTGCAGCTCGAGGTCTTGCATATCTACATGAAGATTCAAGTCCCCGTGTTATCCATAGGGATTTTAAATCAAGCAACATATTGTTGGAGGATGATTTTACACCAAAAGTATCTGACTTTGGCTTAGCTAGAGCAGCAGTAGAGGAAGGAAGTGAGCATATTTCTACACGTGTTATGGGAACCTTTGG ATATGTTGCTCCTGAATATGCAATGACAGGTCATCTTCTTGTAAAGAGTGATGTTTACAGCTATGGAGTTGTCCTTCTTGAGCTActtacaggaagaaagcctgTTGACATGTCACAGCCACAAGGGCAAGAAAACTTGGTTGCTTGGGCTCGTCCACTTCTTACAAGCAAGGACGGGCTGGAGATCATTGTTGATCCGGCCTTGTCAGGTAGTTATCCATTTGACACTGTGGCCAAAGTTGCGGCAATAGCTTCTATGTGTGTTCAGCCTGAAGTTTCTCATCGGCCATTTATGGGTGAGGTAGTGCAAGCTTTAAAACTAGTGTGCAGTGACACTGATGAGAAAAATGGAGGATCAGGAAGCTGCAGCCAAGAGCAGCTCTCCCTGCATGACTTGGAGACCAAGACCAGCTCTGTGACATCGGTGCATTTGGCACATACTTCACCTATTGCAGACGATTGTAGTCAAAATCTGGAAGCTGGTAGAGCATTATCTACTTCAGATGTCCTTAGTAgctcagcaagggtttcccgaCCAACAACTTCCTACAGGAGGCACTCTAGTTCTGGCCCACTAAGAACAAGTAGAAGGCAGCCATTCTGGCAGAGACTTAGAGGTTTATCAAGTGGCACGGTGAGTGAACATGGTGTTGCACTAAGAGCGTGGCCTGGTTTATATAGCCACTCAGATGAGCTTTAG